The Gemmatimonadaceae bacterium genomic sequence GCCCTGCCCCGCGGCCGGCAGCCAGTCCGGCGCCTCGAGGAGCGTCGAGATGCGCTGCGACACGCCAAGCCGATGAAGTCCGGCGGCAGCGAGGATCGCCGCGTGCACATGTCCGTCGTCGACTTTCTTGAGACGCGTCGGCACGTTTCCGCGGAGTTCCACCACTTCGAGATCGTGCCGCCGCGCGAGGAGCTGCGCGCGACGGCGCAGGCTCGACGTGCCGACGCGTGAGCCTGGCGGCAGATCGTCGAGCGAGTCGACGCCGACGACCGAACTCACGATGAGCGCGTCGCGCGGATCTTCCCGCGGCAACAGCGCGACGATTTCGAGTCCGGGCGGACTCTCCGTGGGCAGGTCCTTCAGCGAGTGAACGCAGAGTTGGACTTTGCCCTTCGCGAGGTCCAACTCGAGCTCTCGCGTGAAGAGCCCCTTTCCGCCGATCGCGGCGAGCGGCTCGTCGAGGTGCTTGTCGCCCGACGTTCGATAGGTCTTGAGCTCACTCGCCACGCCGCGCGCCTCGAGGGCGTGTTGCACCTGACGCGCCTGGCGGAGCGCGAGCTCCGATGCGCGCGTCGCGATGACGAGCGGTGCGCCGGGCGAGCGACTGGTGCGCGCCATCAGCGGGCGGCGGCCGACGCGGCGCCCGCGAAATGATCGACGATCGCGTTCACCAGGCCCGGGATCGTGGACTCGCTCGCTTCGACGACGACGTCGAGTCCGGCCGCCCGCGCCGCCTGCGTCGTCACGGGACCGATCGACGCGGCGGGCGCTTCCCTCGCCACGTCCACGCCGACGGCGTCGACGAAGTTGGTGACGGATGAGGCGGAGGTGAACGTCACGAGATCCGCGCCGTCGTTGCGCATCCTCACCGCGAGCTGCTCGGCGCCGCTTCCGTCGAGCACGGAGCGGTAGAGGTCCACACGGTCGACGACGGCGCCGAGCTCCTGAAGTCCCAGCTGCAGCGTGTCTCTCGCGCCCTCGGCCGTCGCGTAGAGGACACGCGCGCCTTTCACGTCGCGTCGTCCGTGCAGCGCGTCGAGCAGCGCCTCGGCGACAAAGCGGTCGGGTGCGACATCGACGGCGAGGCCGTGTGAGAGCAGCACATCGGCGGTAGCGGGACCGACGGCGGCGACCTTCGCTCCAGCCAGGGCGCGGGCATCCAGTCCTGCCGCGCGCAGCTCGGCCCAGAAGAATCGCACCGCGTTCTGGCTCGTGAACGCAATCCACGCGTAGTCTCTCAGGCGGCCCAGCGCGGCGCGCAACGGTGCCGGATCGAGCGACTCGATGCGCGTCGCCGGCATCTCGATCACCGAAGCGCCGGCCGCGGCGAGCCGTTCGCTGAGCGACGCCGCCTGCGAGCGCGCCCGCGTGACGACGATTCGTTTGCCGAAGAGCGGGCGCGTGTCGAACCAGGCGATTTCGTCTCGCAGCGCCACCACGTCGCCGATGATCGTGATGACGGGCGCGGAGAGCTTTTCGCGAACGGCGGTGTCGTGGAGTGTCCCGAGCGTTGCCACCACGGCTCGTTGGTGCGGGTGCGTCCCCCACTGCACCATCGCGGCCGGCGTGTCCGCGCTCAGGCCGCCGGCGATGAGCGCTTCGGCGATGCGCGGCAGAGTCTGCACGCCCATGTAGAGCACGATCGTGCCGCCGGCACGCGCCAACGCGGCCCAGTCGGTTCCACTGGCATCGCGCGCCGGATCTTCGTGGCCGGTCACGAGCGTCACGGAAGTCGCGACGCCGCGGTGCGTCACGGGAATACCCGCGTACGCGGCGGCGGCGATTCCGGCCGTGACGCCAGGAACGATCTCGAACCGAATGTCGGCGGCGGCGAGCGCTTGTGCTTCCTCTCCACCGCGGCCGAACACGAACGGGTCACCGCCTTTCAACCGCACGACACGCTTTCCCTCGCGCGCGAGGCGCACGAGCAGCGCGTTGATCTCGGCTTGGCGACTCGAATCGGCGGCGCCGCCGCGCTTCCCGACGTCGTGCAGTTCGACCGGCTCGTCGCGCTCCACCGCCGACGCGAGCGCGAGGAGCGCCGGGTTCGCGAGCGCGTCGTACACGATCGCGTCGCACATGACGAGCAACTCGCCGCCGCGAAGCGTGAGCAGTCCCGGATCGCCGGGGCCCGCGCCGACGAGATAGACGATCCCCGTGTCGCGATCCGGGCGAGCCGACGAAGATCCGGTCACGGTCCGCTCAACCGCGCGCGCCGCGACCGGCGCGCTCGAGGCGCCGACGTGCGTTCCGCGCGCGAACCGCCAGGCTCGCGAAGTACGCGAGATAGACCGCGCTCACCCACGCGTACGCCGCGTGATACCAGCTCGTGGTCTCGGGGGTGGTCATTGGCCGACTCCTTCGGCGTCGTCAGCGGCGGCGCGCAGCGTGGCGAGCCGGTAGCGTGAGACGACGAGCGCGACGCAGAGCAGCAGGAACGCGAGCGACGACACGAGGAACGTCGTTTCCATTTCCGGCGAAAGCGGCGGATTCACCAGCGCCTGCGGCTGGAGCATGATCGGCATGGGATGGAGCGTGCGGAACAGGTAGACGCTGAGATGGATGAACGGAATCAGCAACACGCCGAGGATGGCCAGCACGGCGGAGAATCGCGCGCGCATCGCCGGCGACTCGATCGCCCCCCGGAGCACGAGATACGCGGCGAAGATGAACCAGAGAAACAGCGTCGACGTGAGGCGCGCGTCCCACGTCCACCAGGTGCCCCAGATCGGCTTGGCCCACACCGGCCCGACGGTAAGGCCGACCGTGTTGAACAGGATCCCGACTTCCGCCGCGCTCGCAGCCAGGCGATCGGCGCGCTCGTCGTGCAGCCAGAGGTTGATGACCGAGCCGATGGCGACGAGGCCGTAGGCGAGGTAGCAAGCGATCCAGGCCGGAACGTGCAGATAGTAGATCTTCTGCACCGCGCCTTGCTGCGCCTCGATGGGCGTGAAGTAGATGGCGCGAACATACGCGCCCATCACGGCGAGGATCGCGACGGCGAATAGCCAGCCGAAGATTCGTTTCGGCGCGGCGTCCGGCGCGACGCGCGCATCGGCTGGAAGAGTCATG encodes the following:
- the ccsA gene encoding cytochrome c biogenesis protein CcsA; this translates as MTTSPMTLPADARVAPDAAPKRIFGWLFAVAILAVMGAYVRAIYFTPIEAQQGAVQKIYYLHVPAWIACYLAYGLVAIGSVINLWLHDERADRLAASAAEVGILFNTVGLTVGPVWAKPIWGTWWTWDARLTSTLFLWFIFAAYLVLRGAIESPAMRARFSAVLAILGVLLIPFIHLSVYLFRTLHPMPIMLQPQALVNPPLSPEMETTFLVSSLAFLLLCVALVVSRYRLATLRAAADDAEGVGQ
- the hemC gene encoding hydroxymethylbilane synthase, which translates into the protein MARTSRSPGAPLVIATRASELALRQARQVQHALEARGVASELKTYRTSGDKHLDEPLAAIGGKGLFTRELELDLAKGKVQLCVHSLKDLPTESPPGLEIVALLPREDPRDALIVSSVVGVDSLDDLPPGSRVGTSSLRRRAQLLARRHDLEVVELRGNVPTRLKKVDDGHVHAAILAAAGLHRLGVSQRISTLLEAPDWLPAAGQGAIAIQIRADDEATRAVVAPLADSQTMLDTRAERAFLGALEGGCQVPIGALSAASETGRTLWGMLSDVSGRRVVRGQMPLDLAEPELTGVRLANELRHRGGNEILDSLRRAQHLPAPQPE
- the cobA gene encoding uroporphyrinogen-III C-methyltransferase, which encodes MTGSSSARPDRDTGIVYLVGAGPGDPGLLTLRGGELLVMCDAIVYDALANPALLALASAVERDEPVELHDVGKRGGAADSSRQAEINALLVRLAREGKRVVRLKGGDPFVFGRGGEEAQALAAADIRFEIVPGVTAGIAAAAYAGIPVTHRGVATSVTLVTGHEDPARDASGTDWAALARAGGTIVLYMGVQTLPRIAEALIAGGLSADTPAAMVQWGTHPHQRAVVATLGTLHDTAVREKLSAPVITIIGDVVALRDEIAWFDTRPLFGKRIVVTRARSQAASLSERLAAAGASVIEMPATRIESLDPAPLRAALGRLRDYAWIAFTSQNAVRFFWAELRAAGLDARALAGAKVAAVGPATADVLLSHGLAVDVAPDRFVAEALLDALHGRRDVKGARVLYATAEGARDTLQLGLQELGAVVDRVDLYRSVLDGSGAEQLAVRMRNDGADLVTFTSASSVTNFVDAVGVDVAREAPAASIGPVTTQAARAAGLDVVVEASESTIPGLVNAIVDHFAGAASAAAR